One segment of Anatilimnocola aggregata DNA contains the following:
- a CDS encoding NAD(P)H-dependent oxidoreductase, whose protein sequence is MQPVSREVVLEQLKWRYATKKFDPNRKISAEDWQVLAESLVLTPSSFGLQPWKFWVVTNPELKAQLLPLSWNQSQIVDGSHVVVFTARKDLHAGDIDRYLARISEVRGVPVEKLAGFRKTMIGALVPPPAGFDINHWASNQAYIALGSFMTTAAVMGIDACPMEGIQPARYDELLGIAEHGYKTVVACVAGYRHAEDKYAATPKVRFAATDVIVEL, encoded by the coding sequence ATGCAGCCTGTTTCTCGCGAAGTGGTGCTCGAACAATTGAAGTGGCGCTATGCGACGAAGAAGTTCGATCCAAATCGCAAGATCAGTGCCGAAGATTGGCAAGTCCTTGCCGAGTCGCTGGTGCTGACACCTTCTTCGTTTGGCCTGCAGCCCTGGAAATTCTGGGTGGTGACGAATCCTGAACTTAAAGCCCAGTTGCTGCCGCTTTCGTGGAATCAGTCGCAGATTGTCGACGGCTCGCACGTGGTGGTGTTTACCGCGCGGAAGGATCTGCACGCTGGCGATATAGATCGCTATCTCGCGCGGATCAGTGAAGTTCGCGGCGTGCCGGTCGAGAAATTGGCGGGCTTTCGCAAAACGATGATCGGCGCACTGGTGCCGCCTCCCGCGGGCTTCGATATCAATCACTGGGCATCGAATCAGGCTTACATTGCTCTTGGCAGTTTCATGACGACCGCCGCAGTAATGGGAATTGATGCGTGCCCCATGGAAGGGATTCAGCCGGCCAGGTACGACGAGTTGCTCGGGATTGCCGAGCACGGCTACAAGACCGTAGTGGCCTGTGTGGCCGGGTATCGACATGCCGAAGACAAGTATGCCGCCACGCCCAAGGTGCGTTTTGCCGCGACCGACGTGATTGTGGAATTGTAG
- the mutL gene encoding DNA mismatch repair endonuclease MutL has protein sequence MATHEANHLEPGYRSLASDFRPPTSAAPVIRQLPQSVVNKIAAGEVIERPASVVKELLENALDAGSTRIDVSLGQGGLDLIRVTDNGCGLSPEQMPLALASHATSKIHDADDLFHVATFGFRGEALASIAEVSHLRLRSRPHESEQACELEVIGGKSSPITPCGAAPGTMLEIRNLFFNTPVRRKFMRASQTEIGHCSEAFTRIALAHERVHFTLRHNEKTIFDLPPVADWRERIAALCGRDLERSLIPIASGDGDVHLQGYVCDPQQSRSNNRMQYLFLNGRHIRDRSLQHALGEAYRGLLLHGRFPIGFLRLQMPAEAVDVNVHPTKLEVRFQDSGRIYSLVLGTIRKKFLATDLTAKVRMNGGDNDAETAALDPAALEQHRRDLVDWATGALAASSAEMGAQASLNVATAGTAVLDEDAQGSLDLQFERASGEALQLNTLDRSWPAAGRAPSPLAAQIGALAHPPARPTLPSISHLGFQIHNRYLVTQTDEGMVVIDQHALHERILYEQVRAKVMSGKMETQRLLVPEPVTLPPNEVAAALENKALLAQLGMEVEPFGGDTVLLSSYPAMLANLGPAEMLRQVVDQIVAGGKSPDRRDLLNDLLNMIACKAAIKAGDRLAPEEITALLEQREHYQDAHHCPHGRPTALVFTREELDRRFKRT, from the coding sequence ATGGCAACGCACGAAGCAAATCACTTGGAGCCGGGGTATCGATCTCTGGCTTCCGACTTCCGACCTCCGACTTCTGCCGCGCCGGTCATTCGTCAATTACCGCAGAGCGTGGTGAACAAGATTGCCGCGGGTGAGGTAATCGAGCGCCCCGCGAGTGTCGTCAAGGAACTGCTCGAGAATGCACTCGATGCCGGCAGTACGCGGATTGATGTGTCGCTCGGGCAAGGTGGTCTCGATCTGATTCGCGTCACGGACAATGGCTGCGGGTTGTCGCCCGAGCAGATGCCGCTGGCTCTCGCCAGCCATGCGACCAGCAAGATTCACGATGCCGACGATCTGTTTCACGTCGCCACGTTCGGCTTTCGCGGCGAAGCACTCGCTTCAATCGCCGAAGTGAGCCACCTCCGCCTTCGCAGTCGGCCGCACGAGAGCGAACAAGCGTGCGAGTTGGAAGTCATTGGCGGCAAGAGTTCGCCGATTACTCCCTGCGGTGCAGCGCCGGGAACCATGCTGGAAATCCGGAACTTGTTTTTCAATACGCCGGTCCGTCGCAAGTTCATGCGGGCCTCGCAAACCGAAATCGGCCACTGCAGCGAAGCCTTCACACGGATCGCGCTTGCCCACGAACGGGTGCATTTCACGCTCCGCCATAACGAGAAGACCATCTTCGATTTGCCCCCGGTGGCCGATTGGCGGGAACGCATCGCCGCGCTTTGCGGTCGCGATCTTGAGCGGTCCTTGATTCCGATTGCCAGTGGCGATGGCGATGTACACCTGCAGGGCTATGTTTGCGACCCGCAGCAGAGCCGCTCCAACAACCGGATGCAGTATTTGTTTCTCAACGGCCGGCACATTCGCGACCGTTCGCTGCAGCATGCCCTGGGTGAGGCCTATCGCGGCCTGCTGTTGCACGGCCGCTTTCCGATCGGTTTTCTCCGGCTGCAGATGCCAGCCGAAGCGGTCGACGTGAACGTCCACCCGACGAAACTCGAAGTGCGGTTTCAAGACAGCGGACGGATCTATTCGCTGGTCTTAGGAACCATTCGCAAAAAGTTCCTGGCCACCGACCTGACCGCGAAAGTGCGGATGAATGGGGGCGACAACGATGCCGAGACGGCAGCTCTCGACCCAGCTGCCCTCGAACAGCATCGCCGCGATCTGGTCGATTGGGCCACCGGTGCACTCGCCGCCAGCAGTGCCGAAATGGGTGCGCAGGCCAGCTTGAATGTGGCCACCGCCGGAACCGCGGTACTCGACGAAGATGCCCAGGGTTCACTCGATCTGCAATTCGAGCGGGCCAGCGGCGAAGCGCTGCAACTTAACACGCTTGACCGGAGTTGGCCCGCGGCGGGGCGCGCGCCATCACCGCTGGCCGCGCAAATCGGCGCGCTGGCGCACCCACCGGCTCGCCCCACTCTGCCATCGATTTCACACCTGGGCTTTCAGATTCACAATCGCTATCTCGTAACTCAAACCGACGAGGGGATGGTCGTCATCGATCAGCACGCTCTACACGAGCGAATTCTGTACGAACAGGTCCGCGCGAAGGTGATGAGCGGCAAGATGGAAACGCAGCGATTGCTTGTTCCGGAGCCCGTGACCTTACCGCCGAACGAAGTGGCTGCTGCCCTCGAAAACAAGGCACTGCTGGCACAGCTGGGGATGGAAGTCGAGCCGTTTGGTGGCGACACGGTGCTGCTGAGCAGCTATCCCGCCATGCTGGCGAACCTCGGCCCCGCGGAAATGCTGCGGCAGGTGGTCGACCAGATTGTGGCAGGGGGCAAGAGCCCGGACCGGCGCGACCTGCTCAACGATTTGCTCAACATGATCGCTTGCAAAGCAGCCATCAAAGCGGGTGATCGACTGGCACCGGAAGAAATCACCGCCCTGCTCGAACAGCGGGAACACTATCAGGACGCCCACCATTGCCCTCATGGTCGTCCGACGGCTCTGGTCTTCACACGCGAAGAGCTCGACCGGCGGTTTAAGCGGACCTAA
- a CDS encoding LON peptidase substrate-binding domain-containing protein: MAEIDSSTPFLQSFSGRVRLFPLPNLVLFPHTVQSLHIFEPRYVEMVEESLAGDQLLAPVWLQPGWERSYDGRPPVAPVACLGRIISHHRLPDGRINLLLQGMRRAAIRRELPATRAFRQAEVDLLDDFYPSSGSARRHQMQQALIDLTRDLLPNRDVLNEQFDELLASPGSLGLMTDVFAFGLSLSLAVKQQLLADWNVDRRARVLIEKLKAIQLASPLVGPPFLPPFSLN, from the coding sequence ATGGCGGAGATCGATTCTAGCACGCCGTTTCTCCAGAGCTTTTCTGGTCGCGTGCGTTTATTCCCGCTCCCCAATCTCGTTCTGTTTCCGCATACCGTGCAGTCGCTGCATATCTTCGAACCTCGCTATGTCGAGATGGTCGAAGAGTCGCTCGCCGGGGATCAACTGCTGGCTCCCGTCTGGCTGCAGCCAGGCTGGGAACGATCCTACGATGGTCGGCCTCCCGTCGCGCCAGTAGCTTGCCTCGGACGCATTATCTCGCATCATCGCTTGCCCGACGGTCGGATTAATCTGCTGTTGCAAGGTATGCGCCGGGCGGCCATTCGCCGCGAACTGCCTGCGACGCGCGCTTTCCGGCAAGCCGAGGTCGATTTGCTCGACGACTTTTATCCGTCGTCTGGTTCTGCCCGCAGGCACCAAATGCAGCAAGCGCTGATCGACTTGACGCGCGATTTATTGCCGAACCGGGATGTGCTCAACGAACAATTCGATGAACTGCTGGCTAGTCCCGGTTCTTTAGGGCTGATGACCGATGTCTTTGCCTTCGGACTCAGCCTCTCGCTGGCGGTCAAGCAACAGTTGCTTGCGGATTGGAATGTCGACCGTCGCGCAAGGGTGCTGATTGAGAAGTTGAAGGCGATTCAACTTGCTTCGCCCCTGGTGGGCCCACCCTTCTTGCCGCCGTTCAGCTTAAATTAA
- a CDS encoding alpha/beta fold hydrolase yields MTSSYFARLVLSALFAVVSAPFLSAAEPGWKLHAIDAKAEYPACAAFDVNGDGKIDLINGGYWFEAPTWKKHFLREVEVIRGRFDDYSNLPLDVNGDGWTDIISVNYRSKSLFWVEHPGEVIKTKPATSWTKRQIDTPGPMETGRLADLDGDGDPDIVPNCIGFACWYEFDGGKFLKHDLPIELAGHGIGVGDINGDKRLDLVGPNGWLEAPADRVKDRWLWHPEFTLTRDASIPVLVHDVDADGDADLIWARGHRFGLYWHEQQLIDGKREWQKHAIDTEHSQFHSLLLADLDGDKQTELIAGKRYLGHEGKDPGEYDARGIYSYRFLPKTRSWQRTVIHDGDDVAFGLDPKIVDIDGDGDLDIVTGDRSGFYLLENLPGEEALFSVELSSPEFNHQQPLQWKDTTGQSQVIKTPQEWASRKAEIQTGMEKAMGPLPTPDRRIPLDVKIISMEVTPDYTRVKLTYASEPGDRTPAYLLVPKSVKLNANSLHGSLVDGQGKPLPAMLCLHPTNKDGKLQTVGFVGLPTRHYGHQLAQHGFVCVVPDYPSFGDYVDYDFHQKQPGSDKPLYVSGTMKAIWTNIRAVDLLESLGYVDGERIGAIGHSLGGHNALYTAVFEPRLRAVVTSCGFTGFHDYYGGKLAGWTSDRYMPRIRDAYENNPDKMPFDFHEVLAAIAPRSVFVAAPLHDANFDNAGVRKVMTSAGRVYELLGANSKLQAIYPDCAHDFPDDVRKQVYDWLTKELK; encoded by the coding sequence ATGACGTCTTCGTATTTCGCTCGGCTCGTTCTTAGTGCCTTGTTTGCGGTGGTCTCAGCACCGTTTCTCTCAGCCGCCGAACCCGGTTGGAAGCTCCACGCGATCGACGCGAAGGCCGAGTATCCGGCGTGTGCGGCCTTCGATGTGAATGGGGACGGGAAGATCGATCTGATTAACGGTGGATACTGGTTCGAAGCACCGACGTGGAAGAAGCACTTCTTGCGCGAGGTGGAAGTCATCCGCGGCCGTTTTGATGACTACTCGAACTTACCGCTTGATGTGAACGGCGATGGCTGGACCGACATAATCAGCGTGAACTACCGCAGCAAGAGCCTGTTCTGGGTCGAACATCCGGGCGAAGTGATTAAGACGAAGCCCGCAACATCCTGGACCAAGCGGCAGATCGATACTCCGGGGCCGATGGAAACCGGCAGGCTGGCTGATCTCGATGGGGACGGCGATCCGGACATTGTCCCCAACTGCATCGGCTTCGCTTGCTGGTATGAATTCGACGGCGGCAAGTTCCTGAAGCATGACTTGCCCATTGAATTGGCCGGTCATGGTATCGGCGTCGGAGATATCAACGGCGACAAGCGGCTCGATCTGGTCGGCCCCAATGGCTGGCTAGAAGCGCCCGCTGATCGCGTGAAAGATCGCTGGCTCTGGCATCCGGAGTTCACACTCACGCGCGATGCGAGCATTCCCGTCTTGGTTCACGACGTTGACGCCGATGGCGACGCTGACCTGATTTGGGCCCGCGGTCATCGCTTTGGTTTGTATTGGCACGAACAGCAGCTGATCGATGGCAAACGCGAATGGCAGAAGCATGCGATCGATACCGAGCATTCGCAGTTCCACAGTTTGCTGCTGGCCGACCTGGATGGTGACAAGCAAACCGAACTGATCGCCGGCAAACGCTACTTGGGGCACGAAGGGAAAGACCCCGGAGAATACGATGCGCGGGGGATTTACTCTTATCGGTTTCTGCCGAAGACACGTTCGTGGCAGCGAACAGTTATTCATGACGGAGATGACGTCGCCTTTGGACTCGATCCCAAGATTGTCGACATCGATGGCGATGGTGATTTGGATATCGTGACCGGTGATCGGAGTGGTTTTTATCTGTTGGAGAATTTGCCCGGCGAAGAAGCCTTGTTCAGTGTCGAGTTGTCCTCGCCCGAGTTCAATCATCAACAGCCACTTCAATGGAAAGACACGACGGGCCAATCTCAAGTTATCAAGACTCCGCAGGAATGGGCATCGCGGAAAGCTGAGATTCAAACCGGCATGGAAAAGGCGATGGGCCCCTTACCGACACCTGATCGCCGTATTCCCCTCGACGTAAAAATCATCAGTATGGAGGTGACGCCCGATTACACTCGCGTGAAACTGACTTACGCGTCTGAACCGGGCGACCGCACGCCGGCGTATCTGTTGGTGCCCAAAAGTGTAAAACTGAACGCCAATTCCCTTCACGGCAGCTTGGTCGATGGCCAAGGAAAGCCTCTGCCAGCGATGCTCTGCCTGCATCCCACCAACAAAGATGGCAAGCTGCAGACGGTTGGTTTCGTCGGGTTACCGACACGTCATTACGGTCATCAACTGGCCCAGCATGGCTTTGTCTGCGTGGTACCGGACTATCCCAGCTTTGGGGATTACGTGGATTACGATTTTCACCAGAAGCAGCCAGGGAGCGACAAGCCGCTCTATGTCAGCGGCACAATGAAGGCGATCTGGACGAACATCCGCGCGGTCGACTTGCTGGAGTCACTCGGCTATGTAGACGGCGAGCGAATCGGCGCAATCGGTCATTCATTGGGCGGGCATAACGCACTGTACACGGCGGTCTTCGAACCACGACTCAGAGCCGTCGTGACCAGTTGTGGATTTACGGGCTTTCACGACTACTACGGTGGCAAACTCGCGGGCTGGACGAGCGATCGCTACATGCCGCGAATTCGCGACGCATACGAAAACAATCCCGACAAAATGCCCTTCGACTTTCACGAGGTGCTAGCCGCGATCGCACCGCGGTCGGTCTTCGTCGCCGCCCCGCTGCACGATGCCAACTTCGACAATGCCGGGGTCCGCAAAGTGATGACGTCAGCTGGCCGTGTGTACGAATTGCTCGGCGCTAATTCCAAGCTGCAAGCCATCTATCCCGACTGCGCTCACGACTTTCCAGATGATGTGCGCAAGCAGGTGTACGACTGGCTCACCAAGGAACTGAAATAG
- a CDS encoding DUF1501 domain-containing protein: MLRLIGPAAYAGEHPSRREMLRIGGMLAGGIGLPQLLGGQPSARAAGQPKSFGAAKRCIMLYLSGGPPQHDMFDPKPDAPSDIRGEFSTIQSSNGGYRIGEHLPLTSKWMHEVALVRSMHHTHSDHARGSYWMFTGYPFLGGVPEADNMTRQDMPHLGSCIAKIAPNKSLLPFALVPHRMDVAGGRRVGQFAGMLGSKYDPLLPGGDPNADDYKLEQIPLAPNLPAEVARRRLKLVDQLDTQLESLHNSAQAHALRANQARALDVVSSDAVRKAVDLSSADAADRERYGRNLFGQSVFLGRRLLQAGTRLVQCNWQRTQGSNGFAWDTHWNNFSALKEELIPPFDLAFHALMTDLKKTGELDETLVIVAGEFGRSPKVTLKNAGREHWPDVYTVLFAGAGIKPGMVYGKSDKIGAYPAESPTTPADFVATIYHLLGIDPHREEHDQVGRPFALSKGDAITGIMV; this comes from the coding sequence ATGCTTCGCCTGATCGGCCCTGCTGCGTACGCCGGAGAACACCCTAGTCGGCGCGAAATGCTCCGCATCGGCGGCATGCTTGCGGGCGGCATTGGCCTGCCGCAATTGCTAGGCGGCCAACCGTCGGCACGAGCCGCTGGCCAGCCCAAGTCGTTTGGTGCCGCCAAACGCTGCATCATGCTCTATCTGTCGGGTGGCCCGCCGCAGCACGACATGTTCGACCCAAAGCCCGATGCTCCCTCGGACATTCGAGGCGAGTTCAGCACGATCCAGTCGTCGAATGGCGGCTATCGCATTGGCGAGCATCTTCCCCTCACTTCGAAGTGGATGCACGAAGTGGCGCTTGTTCGCTCGATGCATCACACTCACAGCGATCATGCCCGTGGTTCGTATTGGATGTTCACGGGTTATCCGTTTTTAGGTGGCGTTCCCGAAGCAGACAACATGACCCGGCAAGACATGCCGCACCTGGGCTCGTGTATTGCCAAGATTGCACCGAACAAGTCGCTCCTCCCGTTCGCCCTGGTTCCACATCGGATGGATGTCGCCGGCGGCCGGCGCGTTGGCCAATTCGCGGGCATGCTCGGCTCCAAGTACGATCCGCTGCTCCCCGGCGGCGATCCCAATGCCGACGATTACAAGCTGGAGCAAATTCCACTCGCGCCCAACTTGCCCGCCGAGGTCGCCCGTCGCCGGCTGAAGCTCGTCGATCAGCTTGATACTCAACTGGAATCTCTCCACAACAGCGCACAGGCTCATGCTTTGCGAGCCAATCAGGCTCGCGCGCTGGATGTCGTGAGTTCGGACGCGGTACGCAAAGCTGTCGACCTCTCTTCTGCCGACGCTGCGGACCGCGAGCGTTACGGTCGCAATCTGTTTGGCCAGTCGGTGTTTCTCGGCCGCCGCCTGCTGCAGGCTGGCACTCGCCTGGTGCAATGCAACTGGCAACGGACGCAGGGTTCGAATGGCTTTGCCTGGGACACGCACTGGAACAACTTCTCCGCGCTGAAAGAAGAGTTGATTCCACCGTTCGATCTTGCGTTCCATGCGCTGATGACCGACCTGAAGAAGACGGGCGAACTCGACGAAACGCTGGTGATTGTCGCTGGCGAATTCGGCCGCTCGCCCAAGGTTACGCTGAAGAATGCCGGCCGCGAACATTGGCCTGACGTCTACACGGTGCTGTTCGCAGGCGCCGGCATCAAGCCCGGCATGGTCTACGGCAAGAGCGACAAGATTGGTGCCTACCCCGCTGAGTCTCCCACGACTCCCGCCGACTTCGTGGCCACCATTTATCACCTGCTCGGCATCGACCCGCACCGCGAAGAACACGACCAGGTCGGCCGCCCCTTCGCGCTCTCCAAGGGAGACGCGATCACGGGGATTATGGTCTAA
- a CDS encoding RluA family pseudouridine synthase translates to MPSGPALPKLVVLYEDNHLLVVNKRAGIATMGVTEDEPSVARQAKAYLKQKYNKPGNVYLGVVSRIDATVSGVLVFARTSKAAARLSEQFRERETSKLYWAIVERTPRGKSGQLIHWVAKDERQQKMVIAAPQSPGAQEAKMNFRMLAKLPAGELLEIELLTGRKHQIRLQLSAVGAPILGDRKYGSGQPFADGIALHARELTIAHPVTKQPLKFVAPLPAAWQPYGVTE, encoded by the coding sequence ATGCCATCGGGACCTGCACTACCAAAACTCGTCGTCCTGTACGAAGACAACCATCTACTGGTAGTCAACAAACGGGCTGGCATCGCGACGATGGGAGTCACCGAAGACGAACCCAGCGTCGCGCGGCAGGCCAAGGCCTACCTCAAGCAGAAGTATAACAAGCCGGGAAATGTCTATCTGGGCGTGGTCAGCCGGATCGATGCTACCGTTAGCGGGGTGCTCGTCTTCGCCCGCACCAGCAAGGCCGCAGCGCGGTTGTCGGAGCAATTCCGCGAACGCGAAACGAGCAAGCTCTATTGGGCAATTGTCGAGCGAACTCCACGGGGCAAGTCCGGTCAGCTAATTCACTGGGTCGCCAAGGACGAGCGCCAGCAGAAAATGGTCATCGCCGCCCCCCAGTCCCCCGGAGCGCAGGAAGCCAAAATGAACTTTCGCATGCTGGCAAAGCTACCTGCGGGAGAGCTACTGGAAATTGAGTTGCTCACCGGTCGCAAGCATCAGATTCGTTTGCAGCTGTCCGCGGTTGGTGCCCCCATTCTCGGCGATCGAAAATACGGCAGTGGTCAGCCCTTCGCCGATGGCATCGCCCTGCATGCTCGGGAACTGACGATCGCCCATCCTGTCACTAAGCAACCGCTGAAGTTCGTGGCTCCCCTTCCCGCAGCCTGGCAGCCATACGGCGTGACCGAATAA
- a CDS encoding DUF1549 domain-containing protein — translation MRSFFLLVTALLHAASATFAAEPARVTIVPVDFTLVGPRAQQQLVVSTQSAPGVARLADATRSAKYESSDLKVAEVTAAGIVHPKGDGTAVITATTVAGKVTANVTVSNFTLPVPIDYRTDVMAALSRAGCSQGACHGSPQGKGGFRLSLRGFDPAGDLLTLTREASFRRTNPLEPEQSLILRKGSGRMPHQGGVRFQPTDVAYHVLRDWIAAGCPDSTQPRKLLSLEVLPPSRVLDPSSPQQQLIALARFADGSVVDVTGQAVFTVPHDPAVSVSNDGLVEFAATAEASVLVRYLEQVRSVQLTYVEHDSQYQFRGPAPANIVDEHIFAKQRALQLQPAGLCTDEAFVRRVYLDVLGILPTPEEAKRFLDSPAPDKRDKLIDELLERDEFATYWALKWADVMRGNRTTISLRGVHGLHRYLVDHFAADRPMTDLAKEILTARGNTFENPAASFYRVARTPDEAAEGFGQLFLGIRIGCAKCHNHPFEALTQTDYYGLAAFFSRVKLKGKQFGLDDEVVYLQRQGEVQHPLTKKNLDPVAFGYTPDKVAPEDDRRQPLADWLTAPGNRYFARSTVNRLWYHLLGRGIVEPVDDFRDTNPPSHPELLDALAAELVRSEFKIKPVLKLILRSRTYHLQADGPKQSEQAAAAARYFTQAHVRTITSEQLLDAISSAIGVPDTYPGYPLGTRAGELAEGAVENHFLMATSRPIRDAACDCAREEETDLAAAIHLLNNPNLIKRLGAPEARVAKALAAKQPAREIVEQIYLATLSRRPSEREHAIAENYIKEAGGDEPKAMAGALQDIQHALLNGSEFLLRH, via the coding sequence ATGCGTAGTTTCTTTCTGCTAGTCACCGCTTTGCTGCACGCTGCCAGTGCGACGTTCGCTGCTGAACCCGCAAGGGTGACGATCGTTCCTGTCGACTTCACGCTGGTTGGTCCGCGCGCTCAGCAGCAATTGGTAGTTAGCACGCAGAGCGCGCCCGGTGTTGCGCGATTGGCTGATGCCACGCGTAGTGCCAAGTATGAATCGTCGGACTTGAAAGTTGCGGAAGTGACCGCGGCAGGAATCGTGCATCCCAAGGGGGACGGCACGGCCGTCATCACAGCGACGACGGTGGCGGGCAAAGTGACGGCGAATGTAACGGTCAGCAATTTTACCCTGCCTGTTCCCATCGATTACCGCACCGACGTCATGGCCGCGCTTAGCCGGGCGGGCTGCAGCCAAGGTGCCTGCCATGGTTCTCCACAGGGCAAAGGCGGTTTCCGCCTCAGCCTGCGCGGCTTTGATCCGGCCGGCGACCTGCTCACGCTCACGCGCGAAGCGTCGTTTCGCCGCACTAATCCGCTCGAACCGGAGCAAAGTCTGATCCTGCGCAAGGGCTCGGGGCGCATGCCGCATCAGGGAGGGGTGCGATTTCAGCCGACCGACGTGGCCTATCATGTGCTGCGCGATTGGATCGCCGCTGGTTGTCCCGATTCGACGCAGCCCCGGAAGTTGCTAAGCCTCGAAGTGCTGCCGCCGTCGCGTGTGCTCGATCCGAGCAGTCCGCAGCAACAACTCATTGCCCTGGCCCGGTTCGCAGATGGCAGCGTCGTCGATGTCACGGGGCAAGCCGTCTTCACAGTTCCACACGATCCAGCCGTATCCGTATCAAACGATGGCCTCGTGGAGTTCGCTGCCACCGCCGAAGCCAGCGTTTTGGTCCGCTACCTGGAGCAAGTTCGCAGCGTGCAACTGACCTACGTCGAACACGACTCGCAGTATCAGTTTCGCGGGCCCGCGCCAGCGAACATCGTCGATGAACACATTTTCGCGAAGCAGCGTGCCTTGCAACTTCAGCCCGCGGGACTCTGCACTGACGAAGCCTTCGTGCGGCGAGTTTATCTCGACGTGCTCGGCATTCTGCCCACTCCGGAAGAAGCAAAGCGATTTCTGGATTCACCGGCCCCCGACAAGCGAGACAAGCTGATTGATGAATTGCTGGAGCGGGATGAATTTGCTACCTATTGGGCACTGAAGTGGGCCGATGTGATGCGCGGCAATCGGACGACGATCTCTCTCCGCGGTGTGCACGGCCTGCATCGATACCTGGTCGATCATTTTGCCGCTGACCGCCCCATGACCGATTTGGCGAAAGAAATTCTCACTGCGCGGGGCAACACGTTCGAGAATCCGGCCGCCAGTTTCTATCGCGTGGCTCGCACGCCCGATGAAGCAGCTGAGGGCTTTGGCCAGTTGTTCCTTGGCATACGCATTGGTTGTGCCAAGTGCCACAACCATCCGTTCGAAGCGCTCACTCAAACCGATTACTATGGCCTCGCGGCGTTCTTTTCGCGAGTCAAACTGAAGGGAAAGCAGTTCGGGCTCGACGACGAAGTCGTCTATCTCCAGCGACAAGGAGAAGTTCAGCATCCGCTCACCAAGAAGAACCTCGACCCGGTGGCGTTCGGATACACGCCCGACAAAGTGGCTCCCGAAGATGATCGCCGCCAACCCTTGGCCGATTGGCTCACTGCGCCGGGCAATCGCTACTTCGCTCGCTCGACCGTGAATCGCCTGTGGTACCACCTGCTGGGCCGAGGTATTGTCGAACCGGTCGATGATTTCCGCGATACCAATCCGCCCTCGCATCCGGAACTTCTCGACGCACTGGCGGCCGAATTGGTTCGCAGCGAGTTCAAGATCAAGCCCGTGCTGAAACTGATTCTTCGCTCGCGCACTTACCATCTGCAAGCCGATGGGCCGAAACAGTCGGAGCAGGCTGCGGCCGCAGCTCGCTACTTCACGCAGGCCCACGTGCGGACGATCACCTCGGAGCAATTGCTCGACGCGATTAGCTCGGCCATCGGTGTGCCCGATACCTATCCGGGCTATCCCCTCGGCACGCGGGCCGGTGAACTGGCCGAAGGAGCGGTTGAGAATCATTTTCTGATGGCAACTTCACGACCCATTCGCGATGCAGCCTGCGACTGCGCTCGCGAAGAAGAAACGGATCTCGCTGCCGCAATTCATCTGCTGAACAACCCAAATCTAATCAAGCGATTGGGTGCGCCCGAAGCTCGCGTGGCGAAAGCCTTGGCTGCCAAACAGCCAGCCCGTGAGATTGTCGAGCAGATTTATCTCGCCACCCTGAGCCGGCGACCGAGTGAGCGTGAACACGCGATCGCAGAAAACTATATCAAAGAGGCGGGCGGCGATGAGCCCAAAGCAATGGCGGGCGCCCTGCAAGACATTCAGCACGCGCTGCTCAATGGCAGCGAGTTTCTGCTACGGCATTAG
- a CDS encoding Maf family protein codes for MPKLILASTSPRRRDLLTQAGYAFEVIAPHDSAECGICSRETPPEMVARLAYQKGLDVAIRTQQGLIVACDTVAECCGHILGKPKNRDHAREMLQLMSGREHRVYSGLCVWPRPGTEHHVQVDVTRLVMDPISAADLEAYLATDAWEGKAGAFGYQDGLDWVHIVEGSESNVVGLPLALLAKMLADIPETSF; via the coding sequence ATGCCTAAGCTCATCCTCGCCAGTACCTCGCCACGGCGCCGTGACCTGCTGACGCAAGCCGGTTACGCGTTTGAGGTTATCGCCCCGCACGACTCCGCCGAGTGCGGCATTTGCAGTCGTGAAACGCCGCCGGAAATGGTCGCCCGCCTGGCCTATCAGAAGGGCCTGGACGTCGCCATCCGCACGCAGCAAGGTTTGATTGTAGCCTGCGACACAGTCGCCGAGTGTTGCGGACATATTCTCGGCAAGCCAAAAAATCGCGATCATGCCCGAGAAATGCTGCAATTGATGTCCGGCCGCGAGCACCGCGTGTACAGCGGCCTTTGCGTCTGGCCTCGCCCGGGAACCGAGCACCACGTGCAGGTCGATGTTACTCGACTGGTGATGGATCCCATTTCCGCCGCCGACTTAGAGGCTTATTTGGCGACCGACGCCTGGGAAGGAAAAGCTGGGGCCTTCGGCTATCAGGACGGGCTCGACTGGGTGCACATCGTCGAGGGAAGTGAATCGAATGTGGTGGGTCTCCCCCTCGCATTACTGGCGAAAATGCTGGCTGATATTCCAGAGACTTCGTTTTGA